A region from the Citrobacter telavivensis genome encodes:
- the barA gene encoding two-component sensor histidine kinase BarA yields the protein MTNYSLRARMMILILAPTVLIGLLLSIFFVVHRYHDLQRQLEDAGASIIEPLAVSTEYGMNLQNRESIGQLISVLHRRHSDIVRAISVYDEGNHLFVTSNFNLNPSEMQLPPGSPFPRRLNVERHGDILILRTPIVSESYSLDESPATDAKNAGNMLGYVALELDLKSVRLQQYKEIFISSVMMLFCIGIALIFGWRLMRDVTGPIRNMVNTVDRIRRGQLDSRVEGFMLGELDMLKNGINSMAMSLAAYHEEMQHNIDQATSDLRETLEQMEIQNVELDLAKKRAQEAARIKSEFLANMSHELRTPLNGVIGFTRLTLKTELNTTQRDHLNTIERSANNLLAIINDVLDFSKLEAGKLILESIPFALRNTLDEVVTLLAHSSHDKGLELTLNIKNDVPDNVIGDPLRLQQVITNLVGNAIKFTESGNIDILVEKRSLSNTKVQIEVQIRDTGIGIPERDQSRLFQAFRQADASISRRHGGTGLGLVITQKLVNEMGGDISFHSQPHRGSTFWFHINLDLNPNVISDGPATACLAGKRIAYIEPNAAAAQCTLDILSETPLDVVYSPTFSALTVEHYDFMLLGVAVTFKEPLTMQHERLIQATKMTDFLMLALPCHAQVNAEKLKQDGVASCLLKPLTSTRLLPALVDLCRQNHHESMLTSDESKIAMTVMAVDDNPANLKLIGALLDDLVQHVELCDSGQQAVDRAKQMQFDLILMDIQMPDMDGIRACELIHQLPHQQQTPVIAVTAHAMAGQKEKLLSAGMNDYLAKPIEEEKLCNLLQRYKPGASAPTRQVGAETIEPIFNPNATLDWQLALRQAAGKPDLARDMLQMLIDFLPEVRNKIEEQLVGENPQGLIDLIHKLHGSCGYSGVPRMKNLCQLLENQLREGTSEEDLEPEFLELLDEMDNVAREARKWLL from the coding sequence ATGACCAACTACAGCCTGCGCGCTCGCATGATGATTCTGATCCTGGCCCCAACCGTACTTATTGGTTTACTGCTCAGTATCTTTTTTGTTGTGCATCGCTACCACGACTTGCAGCGTCAACTGGAAGATGCCGGTGCCAGTATCATCGAGCCTCTCGCGGTCTCTACCGAATACGGTATGAACCTGCAAAACCGCGAATCCATCGGCCAACTCATCAGCGTTCTACATCGCCGCCACTCTGATATCGTGCGGGCGATTTCAGTCTACGATGAGGGTAATCACCTCTTCGTCACCTCGAATTTCAATCTCAACCCGTCGGAAATGCAGTTGCCCCCGGGCTCACCGTTTCCGCGCCGACTGAACGTTGAGCGTCATGGTGATATTTTAATCCTGCGAACACCGATCGTTTCGGAAAGTTATTCGCTGGACGAATCCCCAGCCACTGACGCAAAAAACGCGGGTAATATGTTGGGATATGTGGCGCTTGAGCTCGATCTCAAGTCGGTCCGCTTACAACAGTATAAAGAAATCTTCATCTCCTCCGTCATGATGCTGTTCTGTATCGGCATTGCGCTCATCTTTGGCTGGCGTCTGATGCGCGACGTGACGGGGCCGATTCGCAACATGGTCAATACGGTTGACCGTATCCGACGAGGGCAACTCGACAGCCGCGTCGAGGGCTTTATGCTCGGCGAGCTGGATATGTTGAAAAACGGCATTAACTCGATGGCCATGTCGCTCGCCGCCTATCATGAAGAGATGCAGCACAATATCGATCAGGCCACCTCCGATTTGCGTGAAACGCTCGAACAGATGGAGATCCAGAACGTCGAGCTGGACCTGGCGAAAAAACGCGCGCAGGAAGCCGCGCGCATCAAATCTGAGTTTCTGGCCAACATGTCCCATGAGCTACGTACCCCGCTGAATGGCGTGATCGGCTTTACGCGCCTGACGCTGAAAACCGAACTGAATACCACGCAGCGCGATCACCTGAATACCATCGAGCGGTCGGCCAATAATCTGCTGGCGATCATCAATGACGTCCTGGATTTCTCCAAGCTGGAAGCGGGTAAACTCATTCTCGAAAGCATTCCCTTCGCGCTTCGCAATACGCTCGATGAAGTGGTGACGCTGCTGGCGCATTCGTCGCACGACAAAGGGCTGGAGCTGACGCTCAATATTAAGAATGACGTACCGGATAACGTGATTGGCGACCCACTGCGTTTACAGCAGGTGATCACCAATCTGGTCGGCAATGCGATCAAATTCACCGAGAGCGGCAACATCGACATTCTGGTGGAGAAGCGCTCGCTGAGTAACACCAAAGTGCAGATCGAAGTGCAGATCCGCGATACCGGCATCGGCATCCCTGAGCGCGATCAGTCGCGCCTGTTCCAGGCTTTCCGTCAGGCCGATGCCAGTATTTCCCGTCGCCACGGCGGCACCGGGCTGGGACTGGTGATCACGCAAAAACTGGTCAACGAGATGGGAGGGGATATCTCCTTCCACAGTCAGCCGCATCGCGGTTCAACCTTCTGGTTCCATATTAATCTCGATCTGAATCCGAATGTGATCAGCGACGGCCCGGCCACCGCATGCCTGGCCGGTAAACGCATTGCCTACATCGAGCCGAATGCCGCCGCCGCGCAATGCACGCTGGATATTCTCAGCGAAACGCCGCTGGACGTGGTCTACAGCCCAACGTTTTCCGCGCTGACCGTTGAGCATTACGACTTTATGCTGCTCGGCGTTGCCGTCACCTTCAAAGAACCGCTGACGATGCAGCACGAGCGGCTAATACAGGCGACCAAAATGACCGATTTCCTGATGCTGGCGCTGCCGTGCCACGCTCAGGTGAATGCCGAAAAACTCAAGCAGGACGGCGTTGCCAGCTGTCTGCTAAAACCCCTGACCTCTACGCGTCTGCTGCCCGCACTGGTGGATTTGTGTCGTCAAAACCACCACGAAAGCATGCTGACATCAGACGAAAGTAAAATCGCCATGACCGTCATGGCGGTCGATGATAATCCGGCGAACCTGAAGCTGATTGGTGCACTGTTGGACGATCTGGTTCAACACGTTGAGCTGTGTGATAGCGGCCAGCAGGCGGTCGATCGCGCGAAGCAAATGCAGTTTGATCTGATCCTGATGGATATTCAGATGCCGGATATGGATGGCATTCGGGCCTGCGAACTGATCCACCAGCTTCCGCATCAACAGCAAACCCCGGTAATTGCCGTCACGGCGCACGCGATGGCGGGTCAGAAAGAAAAATTACTGAGTGCCGGAATGAATGACTACCTGGCAAAACCGATCGAAGAAGAGAAGCTGTGTAACCTGCTGCAACGCTATAAACCTGGCGCAAGCGCCCCGACGCGCCAGGTCGGTGCAGAAACGATCGAACCGATCTTCAACCCGAACGCCACGCTGGACTGGCAACTGGCGCTGCGCCAGGCCGCCGGGAAACCGGATCTGGCACGGGATATGCTGCAAATGCTGATCGATTTTCTGCCGGAAGTGCGTAATAAAATTGAAGAGCAACTGGTGGGTGAAAACCCGCAAGGCTTAATCGACCTGATTCATAAACTGCATGGCAGTTGCGGCTATAGCGGCGTACCGCGCATGAAAAATCTGTGTCAGTTGCTGGAAAATCAATTACGAGAAGGCACGTCAGAAGAGGATCTGGAACCCGAGTTTCTGGAACTGCTTGACGAGATGGATAACGTAGCGCGTGAAGCGCGCAAATGGCTGTTATAG
- the gudD gene encoding glucarate dehydratase, whose protein sequence is MNAQFTTPVVTAMQIIPVAGHDSMLMNLSGAHAPFFTRNIVIIKDNSGHTGVGEIPGGEKIRKTLEDAIPLVVGQRLGEYKNVLNAVRNTFADRDSGGRGLQTFDLRTTIHVVTGIEAALLDLLGQHLGVNVASLLGDGQQRNEVEMLGYLFFVGNRNATPLPYQSQPDEKCDWYRLRHEEAMTPDAVVRLAEAAYEKYGFNDFKLKGGVLAGEEEAESIVALAKRFPQARVTLDPNGAWSLNEAIKIGKYLKGSLAYAEDPCGAEQGFSGREVMAEFRRATGLPTATNMIATDWRQMGHTLSLQSVDIPLADPHFWTMQGSVRVAQMCHEFGLTWGSHSNNHFDVSLAMFTHVAAAAPGKITAIDTHWIWQEGNQRLTKEPFEIKGGMVQVPAKPGLGVELDMDQVMKAHELYQKHGLGARDDAMGMQYLIPNWTFDNKRPCMVR, encoded by the coding sequence ATGAACGCACAATTTACCACCCCAGTGGTTACGGCCATGCAGATTATCCCGGTTGCGGGACACGACAGTATGCTGATGAACCTGAGCGGTGCGCATGCGCCATTCTTTACGCGTAATATTGTGATTATCAAAGATAATTCTGGTCATACTGGCGTTGGTGAAATCCCCGGCGGCGAGAAAATTCGTAAGACGCTGGAAGATGCGATCCCACTGGTGGTGGGTCAACGGCTTGGCGAGTACAAAAACGTGCTGAATGCGGTACGCAATACCTTTGCCGATCGTGACTCAGGCGGTCGTGGCCTGCAAACGTTTGACCTGCGTACCACCATCCACGTCGTCACCGGGATTGAAGCTGCGCTGCTGGATCTGTTGGGACAGCATCTGGGCGTTAACGTGGCTTCTCTGTTGGGCGACGGTCAACAGCGTAATGAAGTGGAAATGCTGGGTTATCTGTTCTTCGTCGGTAACCGCAACGCCACGCCGTTGCCGTATCAGAGCCAGCCCGATGAGAAGTGCGACTGGTATCGTCTGCGTCATGAAGAGGCGATGACGCCCGATGCGGTCGTCCGTCTGGCTGAAGCCGCATACGAAAAATACGGTTTCAACGACTTCAAACTGAAAGGCGGCGTGCTGGCAGGGGAAGAAGAGGCAGAATCCATTGTGGCGCTGGCAAAACGCTTCCCGCAGGCGCGCGTCACGCTGGATCCCAACGGCGCATGGTCGCTGAATGAAGCGATCAAAATCGGGAAGTACCTGAAGGGTTCGCTGGCCTACGCGGAAGATCCGTGCGGTGCTGAGCAGGGCTTCTCAGGTCGTGAGGTGATGGCGGAGTTCCGTCGCGCTACCGGTTTGCCGACGGCGACAAACATGATCGCCACCGACTGGCGTCAGATGGGTCATACGTTATCGTTGCAGTCGGTGGATATTCCGCTGGCTGACCCGCATTTCTGGACGATGCAGGGCTCTGTACGCGTCGCGCAGATGTGCCATGAGTTCGGTCTGACCTGGGGTTCACACTCCAACAACCACTTTGACGTTTCACTGGCGATGTTCACCCACGTCGCGGCAGCGGCTCCGGGCAAGATCACGGCGATCGATACCCACTGGATCTGGCAGGAGGGCAACCAACGCCTGACTAAAGAGCCGTTTGAAATTAAAGGCGGCATGGTGCAGGTACCGGCGAAACCAGGCCTGGGCGTTGAGCTGGATATGGACCAGGTGATGAAAGCCCATGAGTTGTATCAGAAGCATGGGTTGGGCGCGCGCGATGACGCGATGGGGATGCAGTATCTGATCCCGAACTGGACGTTCGATAACAAACGTCCGTGCATGGTTCGTTAA
- a CDS encoding flavodoxin — protein sequence MAEIGIFVGTMYGNALLVAEEAEAILTAQGHKATVFEDPELTDWQEYQDKIALVVTSTTGQGDLPDSIVPLFQGIKDQLGFQPNLRYGVIALGDSSYVNFCNGGKQFDALLQEQSAQRVGEMLLIDASEHPEPESESNPWVEHWGTLLP from the coding sequence ATGGCGGAAATTGGGATTTTTGTCGGGACGATGTATGGCAATGCGCTGCTGGTTGCCGAAGAGGCAGAAGCGATCCTGACGGCACAGGGGCACAAAGCGACTGTTTTTGAAGATCCTGAACTGACGGACTGGCAGGAATATCAGGACAAAATCGCGCTGGTGGTCACCTCCACGACCGGGCAGGGCGATTTACCTGACAGCATTGTGCCGCTGTTTCAGGGGATCAAAGACCAACTGGGTTTTCAGCCCAATCTGCGTTACGGCGTGATTGCGTTGGGTGACAGCAGTTACGTCAATTTCTGCAATGGCGGTAAACAGTTTGACGCCCTGTTGCAGGAACAAAGCGCACAGCGCGTGGGGGAAATGTTGCTGATTGATGCCAGTGAGCACCCGGAGCCCGAAAGCGAATCCAATCCCTGGGTTGAACATTGGGGCACACTCTTACCCTGA
- a CDS encoding MFS transporter codes for MSSLSQAASSAEKRTNARYWIVVMLFIVTSFNYGDRATLSIAGSEMAKDIGLDPVGMGYVFSAFSWAYVIGQIPGGWLLDRFGSKRVYFWSIFIWSMFTLLQGFVDIFSGFGIIVALFTLRFLVGLAEAPSFPGNSRIVAAWFPAQERGTAVAIFNSAQYFATVIFAPIMGWLTHEVGWSHVFFFMGGLGIVISFIWLKVIHEPNQHPGVNKKELEYIAEGGALINMDQKDTKVKVPFSVRWGQIKQLLGSRMMIGVYIGQYCINALTYFFITWFPVYLVQARGMSILKAGFVASVPAVCGFVGGVLGGIISDWLMRRTGSLNIARKTPIVMGMLLSMVMVFCNYVNVEWMIIGFMALAFFGKGIGALGWAVMADTAPKEISGLSGGLFNMFGNISGIVTPIAIGYIVGTTGSFNGALIYVGVHALVAVLSYLVLVGDIKRIELKPVAGQLS; via the coding sequence ATGAGTTCATTAAGTCAGGCTGCGAGCAGTGCGGAAAAACGCACAAATGCTCGCTACTGGATAGTGGTGATGTTGTTTATCGTCACCTCCTTCAACTATGGCGACCGCGCCACTTTATCCATTGCCGGTTCGGAGATGGCCAAAGACATTGGTCTGGATCCGGTCGGTATGGGTTACGTTTTCTCTGCGTTCTCATGGGCCTACGTTATCGGGCAGATCCCGGGCGGCTGGCTGCTGGACCGTTTTGGTTCCAAACGTGTTTACTTCTGGTCCATCTTCATCTGGTCCATGTTTACCCTGTTACAGGGCTTCGTCGATATCTTCAGCGGATTCGGCATTATCGTCGCGCTGTTTACCCTGCGCTTCCTCGTCGGTCTGGCGGAAGCGCCGTCCTTCCCCGGCAACAGTCGCATTGTTGCGGCCTGGTTCCCGGCGCAGGAGAGGGGAACGGCAGTCGCGATCTTCAACTCTGCACAGTACTTTGCCACCGTTATTTTCGCCCCGATCATGGGCTGGCTGACGCATGAAGTGGGTTGGTCGCACGTGTTCTTCTTTATGGGCGGCCTCGGGATTGTTATCAGCTTTATCTGGCTGAAAGTGATCCACGAACCAAACCAGCATCCGGGTGTGAACAAAAAAGAGCTGGAATATATTGCAGAAGGCGGTGCGCTGATCAACATGGATCAGAAAGACACCAAGGTCAAAGTGCCGTTTAGCGTGCGGTGGGGGCAGATCAAGCAGTTGCTGGGTTCCCGCATGATGATCGGCGTATACATCGGCCAGTACTGCATCAACGCGCTGACTTACTTCTTTATCACCTGGTTCCCGGTTTATCTGGTGCAGGCTCGCGGCATGTCGATCCTGAAAGCGGGCTTCGTGGCTTCGGTTCCGGCCGTGTGCGGATTTGTCGGCGGAGTGCTGGGCGGCATTATCTCCGACTGGCTGATGCGTCGGACCGGCTCGCTGAACATTGCGCGTAAAACGCCTATCGTGATGGGGATGCTGTTGTCGATGGTGATGGTGTTCTGTAACTACGTTAACGTCGAGTGGATGATCATCGGTTTCATGGCGCTGGCGTTCTTTGGCAAGGGCATCGGAGCGCTGGGCTGGGCGGTGATGGCCGATACCGCACCGAAAGAGATCAGCGGCCTGAGCGGCGGTCTGTTCAACATGTTCGGCAACATCTCCGGTATCGTAACGCCCATTGCGATTGGCTATATCGTCGGCACGACGGGCTCCTTTAACGGCGCGCTGATCTATGTGGGCGTGCATGCACTGGTGGCGGTACTGAGCTATCTGGTGCTGGTGGGTGATATTAAACGTATCGAACTGAAACCTGTCGCAGGACAACTATCATGA
- a CDS encoding glycerate kinase yields the protein MKIVIAPDSYKESLSALEVANAIEQGFREIWPDADYVKLPVADGGEGTVEAMVEATTGRIVEVDVTGPLGEPVTAFYGLSGDERTAFIEMAAASGLEQVPVALRDPLKTTSWGTGELIRHALDAGVDHIIIGLGGSATNDGGAGMVQALGAKLLDAQQNEIGKGGAALDALAQIDISRLDPRLAACRIEVACDVTNPLIGKEGASAVFGPQKGATAETIDRLDTALAHYAQIIARDLEVDVLELAGGGAAGGMGAALYAFCGAQLRRGIEIVTDALQLDECVADADLVITGEGRIDSQTIHGKVPVGVAKVAKRYNKPVIGIAGSLTADVGIVHEHGLDAVFSVIYTICTLDDALKSAAENVRMTARNVAATLKMGQTLR from the coding sequence ATGAAAATAGTGATCGCACCGGACTCGTATAAGGAAAGTTTGAGTGCTCTCGAGGTGGCGAATGCCATTGAGCAAGGTTTTCGTGAAATCTGGCCCGATGCGGATTACGTAAAACTTCCGGTTGCTGATGGGGGGGAAGGAACGGTCGAAGCCATGGTTGAGGCGACGACGGGACGCATTGTTGAAGTCGATGTTACGGGCCCTCTTGGGGAACCGGTCACCGCGTTTTATGGTTTATCCGGTGACGAGCGCACGGCTTTCATTGAGATGGCGGCGGCCAGCGGTCTGGAGCAGGTGCCTGTCGCGTTACGCGATCCATTAAAGACAACCTCCTGGGGAACCGGGGAGTTGATTCGTCATGCGCTGGATGCGGGCGTAGACCATATTATTATCGGGCTCGGCGGTAGTGCGACCAATGACGGCGGCGCAGGCATGGTGCAGGCGTTAGGGGCAAAATTGCTTGATGCTCAACAGAATGAAATTGGTAAGGGCGGTGCGGCGCTCGACGCGCTTGCACAGATCGATATCAGCCGGTTGGATCCGCGTCTTGCCGCATGCCGTATTGAAGTGGCGTGTGATGTGACCAATCCGTTGATCGGAAAAGAGGGGGCGTCGGCCGTGTTTGGCCCACAGAAAGGTGCAACGGCCGAGACAATCGATCGTCTGGATACGGCACTGGCGCATTATGCGCAGATTATTGCCCGTGACCTGGAGGTGGATGTCCTTGAACTGGCAGGCGGCGGCGCGGCAGGCGGTATGGGGGCGGCGCTGTACGCGTTTTGCGGTGCGCAACTGCGGCGCGGGATTGAGATTGTCACCGATGCGCTGCAACTGGATGAGTGCGTTGCCGATGCCGATTTGGTGATCACCGGGGAAGGGCGCATCGACAGCCAGACTATCCACGGTAAAGTTCCGGTAGGCGTGGCGAAGGTGGCGAAACGCTACAACAAACCGGTGATCGGTATTGCCGGCAGCCTGACGGCCGATGTCGGCATTGTCCATGAGCATGGACTTGATGCCGTATTTAGCGTGATTTATACCATCTGTACGCTGGACGATGCGTTGAAGAGCGCCGCAGAGAACGTGCGCATGACCGCGCGCAACGTCGCGGCGACGCTCAAAATGGGACAGACGCTACGCTGA
- the rlmD gene encoding 23S rRNA (uracil(1939)-C(5))-methyltransferase RlmD: MAQFYSAKRRVTTRQIITVTVNDLDAFGQGVARHNGKTLFIPGLLPQESADVAITEDKKQYAKAQVKRRLNDSPDRVTPRCPHFGICGGCQQQHASIELQQRSKSAALSRLMNHDVTEAIADAPWGYRRRARLSLNFQPKTQQFQMGFRKAASNDIVDIRQCPILVPQLEALLPELRACLSSLQGIRHLGHVELVQAGSGTLMILRHTAPLTAQDNEKLERFSHSKGLSLYLAPQSEILETVSGQTPWYESNGLRLNFSPRDFIQVNEGVNQKMVASALAWLDVQPGDRVLDLFCGMGNFTLPLATRAASVVGVEGVPALVEKGRENAQQNELHNVTFFHENLEEDVTRQPWAKNGFDKVLLDPARAGAAGVMQHIIKLQPGRIVYVSCNPATLARDSEALLRAGYQIQRLAMLDMFPHTGHLESMVLFEH; the protein is encoded by the coding sequence ATGGCGCAATTCTACTCTGCAAAACGGCGCGTGACGACGCGCCAGATCATAACCGTTACCGTCAATGACCTCGATGCTTTTGGTCAGGGCGTTGCGCGGCACAACGGAAAGACGCTGTTTATCCCCGGTTTGCTGCCGCAGGAAAGTGCGGACGTGGCGATCACCGAAGATAAAAAACAGTACGCGAAAGCTCAGGTTAAGCGCCGTTTGAATGATAGTCCGGATCGCGTAACGCCGCGCTGTCCACACTTTGGCATTTGCGGCGGCTGTCAGCAACAGCATGCCAGTATCGAACTGCAACAGCGCAGTAAAAGCGCCGCGCTGTCGCGCCTGATGAACCACGATGTCACTGAGGCGATCGCCGATGCGCCGTGGGGCTATCGTCGTCGCGCGCGGTTAAGTCTCAACTTCCAGCCGAAAACCCAGCAGTTCCAGATGGGGTTTCGCAAGGCGGCGTCCAACGACATCGTCGATATCAGACAGTGCCCTATTTTGGTGCCCCAACTTGAAGCGTTGCTGCCCGAACTCAGGGCATGCCTCAGTAGCCTGCAGGGAATACGCCATCTGGGACACGTTGAACTGGTGCAGGCGGGCAGTGGCACGCTGATGATACTGCGCCATACCGCGCCACTCACTGCGCAGGATAACGAAAAACTGGAACGCTTTTCGCATTCAAAGGGACTGTCTCTGTATCTGGCGCCGCAAAGCGAGATACTGGAAACGGTATCTGGTCAGACGCCCTGGTATGAGTCAAACGGACTACGCTTAAACTTCAGCCCGCGTGATTTTATTCAGGTCAATGAAGGGGTGAACCAGAAAATGGTGGCCAGTGCGCTGGCGTGGCTGGACGTACAGCCAGGCGATCGCGTGTTGGATCTCTTTTGCGGGATGGGCAATTTCACGCTCCCGCTGGCGACCCGGGCGGCAAGCGTCGTCGGGGTGGAAGGCGTGCCTGCGCTGGTGGAGAAAGGGCGCGAAAACGCGCAACAAAATGAATTACACAATGTGACATTCTTTCATGAAAATCTTGAAGAGGATGTTACCCGACAGCCGTGGGCCAAAAACGGTTTTGATAAAGTCTTGCTCGACCCTGCGCGTGCAGGGGCTGCAGGCGTAATGCAACATATTATAAAATTGCAGCCTGGCCGCATTGTTTATGTATCCTGTAATCCTGCCACGCTGGCGCGTGATAGCGAGGCGTTATTACGCGCAGGATACCAAATTCAGCGGCTGGCGATGCTCGACATGTTCCCCCACACGGGACACCTGGAGTCAATGGTGTTGTTTGAGCATTAA
- a CDS encoding glucarate dehydratase — protein sequence MTTQSSPVITDMKVIPVAGHDSMLLNIGGAHNAYFTRNIVVLTDNAGNTGVGEAPGGEVIYQTLVDAIPMVLGQEVARLNKVVQQVHKGNQAADFDTFGNGAWTFELRVNAVAALEAALLDLLGKALNVPVCELLGPGKQRDAVTVLGYLFYIGDRTKTDLPYLETTPGNHDWYHLRHQEALNSDAVVRLAEASQDRYGFKDFKLKGGVLPGEQEIDTARALKKRFPDARITVDPNGAWLLDEAITLCKGLNDVLTYAEDPCGAEQGFSGREVMAEFRRATGLPVATNMIATNWREMGHAVMLNAVDIPLADPHFWTLSGAVRVAQLCDDWGLTWGCHSNNHFDISLAMFTHVGAAAPGKPTAIDTHWIWQEGDCRLTKNPLEIKNGKIAVPDAPGLGVELDWDQVQKAHEAYKKLPGGARNDAGPMQYLIPGWTFDRKRPVFGRH from the coding sequence ATGACGACACAATCCAGTCCCGTTATCACGGACATGAAGGTCATTCCGGTCGCCGGACATGACAGTATGCTTCTCAATATTGGCGGCGCGCATAACGCGTACTTTACCCGCAACATCGTGGTCCTCACCGATAACGCCGGCAACACCGGCGTAGGTGAAGCACCGGGCGGTGAGGTGATCTACCAGACGCTGGTGGATGCCATCCCGATGGTGCTCGGTCAGGAAGTGGCCCGACTGAACAAAGTGGTTCAGCAGGTGCACAAAGGCAATCAGGCCGCTGACTTTGATACCTTTGGCAACGGCGCATGGACCTTCGAACTGCGCGTAAACGCGGTAGCCGCGCTGGAAGCAGCCCTGCTTGATCTGTTGGGCAAAGCGCTCAACGTACCGGTCTGTGAACTGTTGGGGCCTGGCAAACAGCGCGATGCGGTGACCGTGCTCGGATATCTCTTCTACATCGGCGATCGCACAAAAACCGATCTGCCCTATCTGGAGACCACCCCGGGCAATCACGACTGGTATCACCTGCGTCATCAGGAAGCGTTGAACAGCGATGCCGTGGTTCGCCTGGCGGAAGCCTCACAGGATCGCTACGGCTTTAAAGATTTCAAACTCAAAGGCGGCGTGCTGCCTGGCGAGCAAGAGATAGACACCGCCCGTGCGCTGAAAAAACGTTTTCCGGATGCGCGGATTACCGTTGATCCCAACGGTGCTTGGCTGCTTGATGAGGCCATCACGCTGTGTAAAGGGCTGAACGATGTGCTCACGTATGCAGAAGATCCGTGCGGCGCAGAGCAGGGATTCTCCGGTCGCGAAGTGATGGCGGAATTCCGCCGGGCCACGGGGTTGCCGGTGGCGACGAACATGATCGCCACCAACTGGCGTGAAATGGGCCATGCGGTGATGCTCAATGCTGTCGACATCCCGCTTGCCGATCCGCATTTCTGGACACTTTCCGGTGCGGTGCGGGTGGCACAGTTGTGCGACGACTGGGGGCTGACCTGGGGTTGTCACTCTAACAACCACTTTGATATTTCACTGGCGATGTTTACCCACGTTGGTGCCGCGGCGCCGGGTAAACCGACTGCCATCGACACGCACTGGATCTGGCAGGAGGGCGATTGTCGCCTGACGAAAAATCCCCTTGAGATTAAAAACGGAAAAATTGCCGTTCCCGACGCGCCTGGACTGGGTGTTGAACTGGACTGGGATCAAGTGCAGAAGGCACATGAAGCTTATAAAAAACTGCCGGGCGGCGCGCGAAATGACGCAGGTCCGATGCAGTACCTGATCCCCGGCTGGACTTTTGACCGTAAACGTCCCGTTTTCGGCCGTCACTGA